In Harmonia axyridis chromosome 6, icHarAxyr1.1, whole genome shotgun sequence, a single window of DNA contains:
- the LOC123682182 gene encoding RING finger protein unkempt isoform X5 has translation MPSESKPLLTAQTEKPNHYSYLKEFRVEQCTLFLQHKCTQHRPFTCFHWHFMNQRRRRPVRRRDGTFNYSADNYCTKYDETTGICPDGDECPFLHRTAGDTERRYHLRYYKTCMCVHDTDSRGYCVKNGLHCAFAHGSHDHRPPVYDIKEISALEAAEAEGTGSSNGPNALDKERNLMNEDPKWQGILDTNYVLANYKTEPCKRPPRLCRQGYACPQYHNNKDKRRSPRKFKYRSTPCPNVKHGEEWGEPSNCEAGDLCPYCHTRTEQQFHPEIYKSTKCNDVQQSGYCPRGVFCAFAHVEQLGVQRETSDPGTNFAEILSNALPSSLGNKEKNSDSSNGSSEVSESASTSSLGSNSSHSKAPGAQLAHKSIPFHRHPSMGLELNNKLVALEKDHTLDSLEREQRKLYFAYGGLGTNFYSNDTVESVVGNALDDLNLEDSLNLSGALDRDNDSPSVSNSLSVGLASAVLGSSAPVNIPGANRSGLGNFSPNSSPLQQLQSSFLPSRFAQQDPIDFLNHSGMQLSNSASKMNFSNFLDFGARSISPNSRNHNNFNMSPSVNSHNVSSYEVSRLREELGTTRLQLSQWEERLGQARTACEAWQREAEESSRKLKEAMNDYSNLKQEYESLQGGPHLRSIAKLSELSKLSLGDLKKIHAQLKNDLDEVEKVLYRETASKCMVCEERNRTVTLNCNHFVLCSVCALTQSECPYCQTPIDLTSNM, from the exons ATGCCGTCAGAGTCTAAGCCTTTGTTGACAGCTCAGACAGAAAAGCCAAATCATTATTC CTATTTGAAGGAATTTCGAGTAGAGCAATGTACGCTTTTCTTACAACACAAATGTACACAACACAGACCGTTCACCTGTTTTCATTGGCATTTTATGAATCAAAGAAGGCGACGTCCAGTCAGACGTAGAGATGGAACCTTTAATTATAGTGCGGACAATTATTGCACAAAATATGATGAAACTACTGGCATTTGTCCCGATGGAGACGA ATGTCCATTTCTACACCGGACAGCTGGTGATACAGAGCGTAGATATCATCTTAGGTATTATAAAACTTGTATGTGTGTACATGACACAGATTCCAGAGGTTATTGTGTAAAGAATGGTTTACATTGTGCATTTGCCCATGGAAGTCATGATCACCGACCTCCAGTATATGACATTAAAGAAATTTCAGCATTGGAAGCAGCAGAAGCTGAAGGAACTGGTTCTTCTAATGGCCCGAATGCTTTAGATAAAGAAAGAAATCTAATGAATGAAGATCCTAAATGGCAAG GTATTCTAGATACAAATTATGTATTGGCGAACTACAAAACTGAGCCATGTAAAAGGCCACCTAGGTTATGCAGGCAGGGATATGCTTGTCCCCAGTATCACAATAATAAAGATAAACGAAGAAGTCCTCGGAAATTCAAATATAG ATCAACACCATGTCCTAATGTCAAACATGGTGAAGAATGGGGTGAACCCAGTAATTGTGAAGCGGGAGATTTATGTCCTTATTGTCACACTAGAACAGAACAACAATTTCATCCAGAGATTTATAAAAGTACCAAATGTAACGACGTACAACAGTCAGGATATTGTCCAAGAGGCGTCTTTTGCGCATTCGCTCATGTAGAAC AATTAGGAGTTCAAAGGGAAACGTCAGATCCAGGTACAAACTTTGCAGAAATACTTTCAAATGCTCTTCCTTCAAGTCTTGGAAATAAAGAGAAAAACAGTGATAGTTCG AATGGTAGTAGTGAAGTAAGCGAATCAGCTTCCACTTCATCACTGGGTTCGAACAGCTCTCATAGCAAAGCACCTGGCGCCCAATTAGCACATAAATCTATACCTTTTCATAGGCATCCTTCGATGGGATTAGAATTGAATAACAAATTGGTAGCTCTAGAAAAAGATCATACTTTAG ATTCACTAGAAAGGGAAcagagaaaattatatttcgCATATGGAGGTTTAGGAACAAATTTTTACAGCAACGATACAGTGGAGAGTGTTGTCG GAAACGCGTTAGACGATCTGAATTTAGAGGATTCCCTGAACTTATCCGGGGCCTTGGATAGGGACAACGATTCTCCATCAGTCTCGAATTCGTTATCAGTGGGACTTGCTTCGGCTGTTCTTGGTAGTTCGGCACCTGTGAATATACCTGGTGCCAATCGTTCTGGTTTAGGAAACTTCAGTCCCAATAGTAGCCCATTGCAACAATTGCAATCTAGTTTTCTTCCGAGCAGGTTTGCTCAGCAGGATCCAATAGATTTCTTGAATCATTCCGGAATGCAGTTGAGTAATAGTGCttctaaaatgaatttttcgaattttttggaTTTTGGAGCTAGGAGCATTTCGCCAAACTCAAGAAACCATAACAATTTTAACATGTCGCCCAGTGTGAATAGTCATAACGTGTCAAGTTACGAAGTTAGCCGTTTAAGAGAAGAATTAGGCACTACTAGACTCCAATTGTCACAATGGGAAGAGAGGTTAGGCCAGGCAAGAACGGCTTGCGAAGCATGGCAGAGAGAAGCCGAGGAATCGTCTAGAAAATTGAAAGAGGCAATGAACGATTACAGTAATCTGAAGCAGGAATATGAGAGTCTACAAGGGGGCCCGCATCTGCGTAGCATAGCTAAGCTGTCCGAACTTAGCAAATTATCTTTGGGTGATTTGAAAAAGATACATGCTCAACTGAAGAATGATTTGGATGAAGTAGAAAAAGTATTATATAGAGAAACAGCATCTAAGTGTATGGTCTGTGAGGAAAGGAATAGAACTGttactttaaattgcaatcatTTTGTTTTATGTAGTGTTTGTGCGCTTACACAAAGCGAATGTCCATATTGTCAGACACCAATAGATCTGACGAGTAATATGTGA
- the LOC123682182 gene encoding RING finger protein unkempt isoform X4, which yields MPSESKPLLTAQTEKPNHYSYLKEFRVEQCTLFLQHKCTQHRPFTCFHWHFMNQRRRRPVRRRDGTFNYSADNYCTKYDETTGICPDGDECPFLHRTAGDTERRYHLRYYKTCMCVHDTDSRGYCVKNGLHCAFAHGSHDHRPPVYDIKEISALEAAEAEGTGSSNGPNALDKERNLMNEDPKWQGILDTNYVLANYKTEPCKRPPRLCRQGYACPQYHNNKDKRRSPRKFKYRSTPCPNVKHGEEWGEPSNCEAGDLCPYCHTRTEQQFHPEIYKSTKCNDVQQSGYCPRGVFCAFAHVEQELGVQRETSDPGTNFAEILSNALPSSLGNKEKNSDSSNGSSEVSESASTSSLGSNSSHSKAPGAQLAHKSIPFHRHPSMGLELNNKLVALEKDHTLDSLEREQRKLYFAYGGLGTNFYSNDTVESVVGNALDDLNLEDSLNLSGALDRDNDSPSVSNSLSVGLASAVLGSSAPVNIPGANRSGLGNFSPNSSPLQQLQSSFLPSRFAQQDPIDFLNHSGMQLSNSASKMNFSNFLDFGARSISPNSRNHNNFNMSPSVNSHNVSSYEVSRLREELGTTRLQLSQWEERLGQARTACEAWQREAEESSRKLKEAMNDYSNLKQEYESLQGGPHLRSIAKLSELSKLSLGDLKKIHAQLKNDLDEVEKVLYRETASKCMVCEERNRTVTLNCNHFVLCSVCALTQSECPYCQTPIDLTSNM from the exons ATGCCGTCAGAGTCTAAGCCTTTGTTGACAGCTCAGACAGAAAAGCCAAATCATTATTC CTATTTGAAGGAATTTCGAGTAGAGCAATGTACGCTTTTCTTACAACACAAATGTACACAACACAGACCGTTCACCTGTTTTCATTGGCATTTTATGAATCAAAGAAGGCGACGTCCAGTCAGACGTAGAGATGGAACCTTTAATTATAGTGCGGACAATTATTGCACAAAATATGATGAAACTACTGGCATTTGTCCCGATGGAGACGA ATGTCCATTTCTACACCGGACAGCTGGTGATACAGAGCGTAGATATCATCTTAGGTATTATAAAACTTGTATGTGTGTACATGACACAGATTCCAGAGGTTATTGTGTAAAGAATGGTTTACATTGTGCATTTGCCCATGGAAGTCATGATCACCGACCTCCAGTATATGACATTAAAGAAATTTCAGCATTGGAAGCAGCAGAAGCTGAAGGAACTGGTTCTTCTAATGGCCCGAATGCTTTAGATAAAGAAAGAAATCTAATGAATGAAGATCCTAAATGGCAAG GTATTCTAGATACAAATTATGTATTGGCGAACTACAAAACTGAGCCATGTAAAAGGCCACCTAGGTTATGCAGGCAGGGATATGCTTGTCCCCAGTATCACAATAATAAAGATAAACGAAGAAGTCCTCGGAAATTCAAATATAG ATCAACACCATGTCCTAATGTCAAACATGGTGAAGAATGGGGTGAACCCAGTAATTGTGAAGCGGGAGATTTATGTCCTTATTGTCACACTAGAACAGAACAACAATTTCATCCAGAGATTTATAAAAGTACCAAATGTAACGACGTACAACAGTCAGGATATTGTCCAAGAGGCGTCTTTTGCGCATTCGCTCATGTAGAAC AAGAATTAGGAGTTCAAAGGGAAACGTCAGATCCAGGTACAAACTTTGCAGAAATACTTTCAAATGCTCTTCCTTCAAGTCTTGGAAATAAAGAGAAAAACAGTGATAGTTCG AATGGTAGTAGTGAAGTAAGCGAATCAGCTTCCACTTCATCACTGGGTTCGAACAGCTCTCATAGCAAAGCACCTGGCGCCCAATTAGCACATAAATCTATACCTTTTCATAGGCATCCTTCGATGGGATTAGAATTGAATAACAAATTGGTAGCTCTAGAAAAAGATCATACTTTAG ATTCACTAGAAAGGGAAcagagaaaattatatttcgCATATGGAGGTTTAGGAACAAATTTTTACAGCAACGATACAGTGGAGAGTGTTGTCG GAAACGCGTTAGACGATCTGAATTTAGAGGATTCCCTGAACTTATCCGGGGCCTTGGATAGGGACAACGATTCTCCATCAGTCTCGAATTCGTTATCAGTGGGACTTGCTTCGGCTGTTCTTGGTAGTTCGGCACCTGTGAATATACCTGGTGCCAATCGTTCTGGTTTAGGAAACTTCAGTCCCAATAGTAGCCCATTGCAACAATTGCAATCTAGTTTTCTTCCGAGCAGGTTTGCTCAGCAGGATCCAATAGATTTCTTGAATCATTCCGGAATGCAGTTGAGTAATAGTGCttctaaaatgaatttttcgaattttttggaTTTTGGAGCTAGGAGCATTTCGCCAAACTCAAGAAACCATAACAATTTTAACATGTCGCCCAGTGTGAATAGTCATAACGTGTCAAGTTACGAAGTTAGCCGTTTAAGAGAAGAATTAGGCACTACTAGACTCCAATTGTCACAATGGGAAGAGAGGTTAGGCCAGGCAAGAACGGCTTGCGAAGCATGGCAGAGAGAAGCCGAGGAATCGTCTAGAAAATTGAAAGAGGCAATGAACGATTACAGTAATCTGAAGCAGGAATATGAGAGTCTACAAGGGGGCCCGCATCTGCGTAGCATAGCTAAGCTGTCCGAACTTAGCAAATTATCTTTGGGTGATTTGAAAAAGATACATGCTCAACTGAAGAATGATTTGGATGAAGTAGAAAAAGTATTATATAGAGAAACAGCATCTAAGTGTATGGTCTGTGAGGAAAGGAATAGAACTGttactttaaattgcaatcatTTTGTTTTATGTAGTGTTTGTGCGCTTACACAAAGCGAATGTCCATATTGTCAGACACCAATAGATCTGACGAGTAATATGTGA
- the LOC123682182 gene encoding RING finger protein unkempt isoform X7, with the protein MPSESKPLLTAQTEKPNHYSYLKEFRVEQCTLFLQHKCTQHRPFTCFHWHFMNQRRRRPVRRRDGTFNYSADNYCTKYDETTGICPDGDECPFLHRTAGDTERRYHLRYYKTCMCVHDTDSRGYCVKNGLHCAFAHGSHDHRPPVYDIKEISALEAAEAEGTGSSNGPNALDKERNLMNEDPKWQDTNYVLANYKTEPCKRPPRLCRQGYACPQYHNNKDKRRSPRKFKYRSTPCPNVKHGEEWGEPSNCEAGDLCPYCHTRTEQQFHPEIYKSTKCNDVQQSGYCPRGVFCAFAHVEQLGVQRETSDPGTNFAEILSNALPSSLGNKEKNSDSSNGSSEVSESASTSSLGSNSSHSKAPGAQLAHKSIPFHRHPSMGLELNNKLVALEKDHTLDSLEREQRKLYFAYGGLGTNFYSNDTVESVVGNALDDLNLEDSLNLSGALDRDNDSPSVSNSLSVGLASAVLGSSAPVNIPGANRSGLGNFSPNSSPLQQLQSSFLPSRFAQQDPIDFLNHSGMQLSNSASKMNFSNFLDFGARSISPNSRNHNNFNMSPSVNSHNVSSYEVSRLREELGTTRLQLSQWEERLGQARTACEAWQREAEESSRKLKEAMNDYSNLKQEYESLQGGPHLRSIAKLSELSKLSLGDLKKIHAQLKNDLDEVEKVLYRETASKCMVCEERNRTVTLNCNHFVLCSVCALTQSECPYCQTPIDLTSNM; encoded by the exons ATGCCGTCAGAGTCTAAGCCTTTGTTGACAGCTCAGACAGAAAAGCCAAATCATTATTC CTATTTGAAGGAATTTCGAGTAGAGCAATGTACGCTTTTCTTACAACACAAATGTACACAACACAGACCGTTCACCTGTTTTCATTGGCATTTTATGAATCAAAGAAGGCGACGTCCAGTCAGACGTAGAGATGGAACCTTTAATTATAGTGCGGACAATTATTGCACAAAATATGATGAAACTACTGGCATTTGTCCCGATGGAGACGA ATGTCCATTTCTACACCGGACAGCTGGTGATACAGAGCGTAGATATCATCTTAGGTATTATAAAACTTGTATGTGTGTACATGACACAGATTCCAGAGGTTATTGTGTAAAGAATGGTTTACATTGTGCATTTGCCCATGGAAGTCATGATCACCGACCTCCAGTATATGACATTAAAGAAATTTCAGCATTGGAAGCAGCAGAAGCTGAAGGAACTGGTTCTTCTAATGGCCCGAATGCTTTAGATAAAGAAAGAAATCTAATGAATGAAGATCCTAAATGGCAAG ATACAAATTATGTATTGGCGAACTACAAAACTGAGCCATGTAAAAGGCCACCTAGGTTATGCAGGCAGGGATATGCTTGTCCCCAGTATCACAATAATAAAGATAAACGAAGAAGTCCTCGGAAATTCAAATATAG ATCAACACCATGTCCTAATGTCAAACATGGTGAAGAATGGGGTGAACCCAGTAATTGTGAAGCGGGAGATTTATGTCCTTATTGTCACACTAGAACAGAACAACAATTTCATCCAGAGATTTATAAAAGTACCAAATGTAACGACGTACAACAGTCAGGATATTGTCCAAGAGGCGTCTTTTGCGCATTCGCTCATGTAGAAC AATTAGGAGTTCAAAGGGAAACGTCAGATCCAGGTACAAACTTTGCAGAAATACTTTCAAATGCTCTTCCTTCAAGTCTTGGAAATAAAGAGAAAAACAGTGATAGTTCG AATGGTAGTAGTGAAGTAAGCGAATCAGCTTCCACTTCATCACTGGGTTCGAACAGCTCTCATAGCAAAGCACCTGGCGCCCAATTAGCACATAAATCTATACCTTTTCATAGGCATCCTTCGATGGGATTAGAATTGAATAACAAATTGGTAGCTCTAGAAAAAGATCATACTTTAG ATTCACTAGAAAGGGAAcagagaaaattatatttcgCATATGGAGGTTTAGGAACAAATTTTTACAGCAACGATACAGTGGAGAGTGTTGTCG GAAACGCGTTAGACGATCTGAATTTAGAGGATTCCCTGAACTTATCCGGGGCCTTGGATAGGGACAACGATTCTCCATCAGTCTCGAATTCGTTATCAGTGGGACTTGCTTCGGCTGTTCTTGGTAGTTCGGCACCTGTGAATATACCTGGTGCCAATCGTTCTGGTTTAGGAAACTTCAGTCCCAATAGTAGCCCATTGCAACAATTGCAATCTAGTTTTCTTCCGAGCAGGTTTGCTCAGCAGGATCCAATAGATTTCTTGAATCATTCCGGAATGCAGTTGAGTAATAGTGCttctaaaatgaatttttcgaattttttggaTTTTGGAGCTAGGAGCATTTCGCCAAACTCAAGAAACCATAACAATTTTAACATGTCGCCCAGTGTGAATAGTCATAACGTGTCAAGTTACGAAGTTAGCCGTTTAAGAGAAGAATTAGGCACTACTAGACTCCAATTGTCACAATGGGAAGAGAGGTTAGGCCAGGCAAGAACGGCTTGCGAAGCATGGCAGAGAGAAGCCGAGGAATCGTCTAGAAAATTGAAAGAGGCAATGAACGATTACAGTAATCTGAAGCAGGAATATGAGAGTCTACAAGGGGGCCCGCATCTGCGTAGCATAGCTAAGCTGTCCGAACTTAGCAAATTATCTTTGGGTGATTTGAAAAAGATACATGCTCAACTGAAGAATGATTTGGATGAAGTAGAAAAAGTATTATATAGAGAAACAGCATCTAAGTGTATGGTCTGTGAGGAAAGGAATAGAACTGttactttaaattgcaatcatTTTGTTTTATGTAGTGTTTGTGCGCTTACACAAAGCGAATGTCCATATTGTCAGACACCAATAGATCTGACGAGTAATATGTGA
- the LOC123682182 gene encoding RING finger protein unkempt isoform X1, with the protein MPSESKPLLTAQTEKPNHYSYLKEFRVEQCTLFLQHKCTQHRPFTCFHWHFMNQRRRRPVRRRDGTFNYSADNYCTKYDETTGICPDGDECPFLHRTAGDTERRYHLRYYKTCMCVHDTDSRGYCVKNGLHCAFAHGSHDHRPPVYDIKEISALEAAEAEGTGSSNGPNALDKERNLMNEDPKWQGILDTNYVLANYKTEPCKRPPRLCRQGYACPQYHNNKDKRRSPRKFKYRSTPCPNVKHGEEWGEPSNCEAGDLCPYCHTRTEQQFHPEIYKSTKCNDVQQSGYCPRGVFCAFAHVEQELGVQRETSDPGTNFAEILSNALPSSLGNKEKNSDSSIILFQNGSSEVSESASTSSLGSNSSHSKAPGAQLAHKSIPFHRHPSMGLELNNKLVALEKDHTLDSLEREQRKLYFAYGGLGTNFYSNDTVESVVGNALDDLNLEDSLNLSGALDRDNDSPSVSNSLSVGLASAVLGSSAPVNIPGANRSGLGNFSPNSSPLQQLQSSFLPSRFAQQDPIDFLNHSGMQLSNSASKMNFSNFLDFGARSISPNSRNHNNFNMSPSVNSHNVSSYEVSRLREELGTTRLQLSQWEERLGQARTACEAWQREAEESSRKLKEAMNDYSNLKQEYESLQGGPHLRSIAKLSELSKLSLGDLKKIHAQLKNDLDEVEKVLYRETASKCMVCEERNRTVTLNCNHFVLCSVCALTQSECPYCQTPIDLTSNM; encoded by the exons ATGCCGTCAGAGTCTAAGCCTTTGTTGACAGCTCAGACAGAAAAGCCAAATCATTATTC CTATTTGAAGGAATTTCGAGTAGAGCAATGTACGCTTTTCTTACAACACAAATGTACACAACACAGACCGTTCACCTGTTTTCATTGGCATTTTATGAATCAAAGAAGGCGACGTCCAGTCAGACGTAGAGATGGAACCTTTAATTATAGTGCGGACAATTATTGCACAAAATATGATGAAACTACTGGCATTTGTCCCGATGGAGACGA ATGTCCATTTCTACACCGGACAGCTGGTGATACAGAGCGTAGATATCATCTTAGGTATTATAAAACTTGTATGTGTGTACATGACACAGATTCCAGAGGTTATTGTGTAAAGAATGGTTTACATTGTGCATTTGCCCATGGAAGTCATGATCACCGACCTCCAGTATATGACATTAAAGAAATTTCAGCATTGGAAGCAGCAGAAGCTGAAGGAACTGGTTCTTCTAATGGCCCGAATGCTTTAGATAAAGAAAGAAATCTAATGAATGAAGATCCTAAATGGCAAG GTATTCTAGATACAAATTATGTATTGGCGAACTACAAAACTGAGCCATGTAAAAGGCCACCTAGGTTATGCAGGCAGGGATATGCTTGTCCCCAGTATCACAATAATAAAGATAAACGAAGAAGTCCTCGGAAATTCAAATATAG ATCAACACCATGTCCTAATGTCAAACATGGTGAAGAATGGGGTGAACCCAGTAATTGTGAAGCGGGAGATTTATGTCCTTATTGTCACACTAGAACAGAACAACAATTTCATCCAGAGATTTATAAAAGTACCAAATGTAACGACGTACAACAGTCAGGATATTGTCCAAGAGGCGTCTTTTGCGCATTCGCTCATGTAGAAC AAGAATTAGGAGTTCAAAGGGAAACGTCAGATCCAGGTACAAACTTTGCAGAAATACTTTCAAATGCTCTTCCTTCAAGTCTTGGAAATAAAGAGAAAAACAGTGATAGTTCG ATCATTTTATTCCAGAATGGTAGTAGTGAAGTAAGCGAATCAGCTTCCACTTCATCACTGGGTTCGAACAGCTCTCATAGCAAAGCACCTGGCGCCCAATTAGCACATAAATCTATACCTTTTCATAGGCATCCTTCGATGGGATTAGAATTGAATAACAAATTGGTAGCTCTAGAAAAAGATCATACTTTAG ATTCACTAGAAAGGGAAcagagaaaattatatttcgCATATGGAGGTTTAGGAACAAATTTTTACAGCAACGATACAGTGGAGAGTGTTGTCG GAAACGCGTTAGACGATCTGAATTTAGAGGATTCCCTGAACTTATCCGGGGCCTTGGATAGGGACAACGATTCTCCATCAGTCTCGAATTCGTTATCAGTGGGACTTGCTTCGGCTGTTCTTGGTAGTTCGGCACCTGTGAATATACCTGGTGCCAATCGTTCTGGTTTAGGAAACTTCAGTCCCAATAGTAGCCCATTGCAACAATTGCAATCTAGTTTTCTTCCGAGCAGGTTTGCTCAGCAGGATCCAATAGATTTCTTGAATCATTCCGGAATGCAGTTGAGTAATAGTGCttctaaaatgaatttttcgaattttttggaTTTTGGAGCTAGGAGCATTTCGCCAAACTCAAGAAACCATAACAATTTTAACATGTCGCCCAGTGTGAATAGTCATAACGTGTCAAGTTACGAAGTTAGCCGTTTAAGAGAAGAATTAGGCACTACTAGACTCCAATTGTCACAATGGGAAGAGAGGTTAGGCCAGGCAAGAACGGCTTGCGAAGCATGGCAGAGAGAAGCCGAGGAATCGTCTAGAAAATTGAAAGAGGCAATGAACGATTACAGTAATCTGAAGCAGGAATATGAGAGTCTACAAGGGGGCCCGCATCTGCGTAGCATAGCTAAGCTGTCCGAACTTAGCAAATTATCTTTGGGTGATTTGAAAAAGATACATGCTCAACTGAAGAATGATTTGGATGAAGTAGAAAAAGTATTATATAGAGAAACAGCATCTAAGTGTATGGTCTGTGAGGAAAGGAATAGAACTGttactttaaattgcaatcatTTTGTTTTATGTAGTGTTTGTGCGCTTACACAAAGCGAATGTCCATATTGTCAGACACCAATAGATCTGACGAGTAATATGTGA
- the LOC123682182 gene encoding RING finger protein unkempt isoform X2 yields the protein MPSESKPLLTAQTEKPNHYSYLKEFRVEQCTLFLQHKCTQHRPFTCFHWHFMNQRRRRPVRRRDGTFNYSADNYCTKYDETTGICPDGDECPFLHRTAGDTERRYHLRYYKTCMCVHDTDSRGYCVKNGLHCAFAHGSHDHRPPVYDIKEISALEAAEAEGTGSSNGPNALDKERNLMNEDPKWQGILDTNYVLANYKTEPCKRPPRLCRQGYACPQYHNNKDKRRSPRKFKYRSTPCPNVKHGEEWGEPSNCEAGDLCPYCHTRTEQQFHPEIYKSTKCNDVQQSGYCPRGVFCAFAHVEQLGVQRETSDPGTNFAEILSNALPSSLGNKEKNSDSSIILFQNGSSEVSESASTSSLGSNSSHSKAPGAQLAHKSIPFHRHPSMGLELNNKLVALEKDHTLDSLEREQRKLYFAYGGLGTNFYSNDTVESVVGNALDDLNLEDSLNLSGALDRDNDSPSVSNSLSVGLASAVLGSSAPVNIPGANRSGLGNFSPNSSPLQQLQSSFLPSRFAQQDPIDFLNHSGMQLSNSASKMNFSNFLDFGARSISPNSRNHNNFNMSPSVNSHNVSSYEVSRLREELGTTRLQLSQWEERLGQARTACEAWQREAEESSRKLKEAMNDYSNLKQEYESLQGGPHLRSIAKLSELSKLSLGDLKKIHAQLKNDLDEVEKVLYRETASKCMVCEERNRTVTLNCNHFVLCSVCALTQSECPYCQTPIDLTSNM from the exons ATGCCGTCAGAGTCTAAGCCTTTGTTGACAGCTCAGACAGAAAAGCCAAATCATTATTC CTATTTGAAGGAATTTCGAGTAGAGCAATGTACGCTTTTCTTACAACACAAATGTACACAACACAGACCGTTCACCTGTTTTCATTGGCATTTTATGAATCAAAGAAGGCGACGTCCAGTCAGACGTAGAGATGGAACCTTTAATTATAGTGCGGACAATTATTGCACAAAATATGATGAAACTACTGGCATTTGTCCCGATGGAGACGA ATGTCCATTTCTACACCGGACAGCTGGTGATACAGAGCGTAGATATCATCTTAGGTATTATAAAACTTGTATGTGTGTACATGACACAGATTCCAGAGGTTATTGTGTAAAGAATGGTTTACATTGTGCATTTGCCCATGGAAGTCATGATCACCGACCTCCAGTATATGACATTAAAGAAATTTCAGCATTGGAAGCAGCAGAAGCTGAAGGAACTGGTTCTTCTAATGGCCCGAATGCTTTAGATAAAGAAAGAAATCTAATGAATGAAGATCCTAAATGGCAAG GTATTCTAGATACAAATTATGTATTGGCGAACTACAAAACTGAGCCATGTAAAAGGCCACCTAGGTTATGCAGGCAGGGATATGCTTGTCCCCAGTATCACAATAATAAAGATAAACGAAGAAGTCCTCGGAAATTCAAATATAG ATCAACACCATGTCCTAATGTCAAACATGGTGAAGAATGGGGTGAACCCAGTAATTGTGAAGCGGGAGATTTATGTCCTTATTGTCACACTAGAACAGAACAACAATTTCATCCAGAGATTTATAAAAGTACCAAATGTAACGACGTACAACAGTCAGGATATTGTCCAAGAGGCGTCTTTTGCGCATTCGCTCATGTAGAAC AATTAGGAGTTCAAAGGGAAACGTCAGATCCAGGTACAAACTTTGCAGAAATACTTTCAAATGCTCTTCCTTCAAGTCTTGGAAATAAAGAGAAAAACAGTGATAGTTCG ATCATTTTATTCCAGAATGGTAGTAGTGAAGTAAGCGAATCAGCTTCCACTTCATCACTGGGTTCGAACAGCTCTCATAGCAAAGCACCTGGCGCCCAATTAGCACATAAATCTATACCTTTTCATAGGCATCCTTCGATGGGATTAGAATTGAATAACAAATTGGTAGCTCTAGAAAAAGATCATACTTTAG ATTCACTAGAAAGGGAAcagagaaaattatatttcgCATATGGAGGTTTAGGAACAAATTTTTACAGCAACGATACAGTGGAGAGTGTTGTCG GAAACGCGTTAGACGATCTGAATTTAGAGGATTCCCTGAACTTATCCGGGGCCTTGGATAGGGACAACGATTCTCCATCAGTCTCGAATTCGTTATCAGTGGGACTTGCTTCGGCTGTTCTTGGTAGTTCGGCACCTGTGAATATACCTGGTGCCAATCGTTCTGGTTTAGGAAACTTCAGTCCCAATAGTAGCCCATTGCAACAATTGCAATCTAGTTTTCTTCCGAGCAGGTTTGCTCAGCAGGATCCAATAGATTTCTTGAATCATTCCGGAATGCAGTTGAGTAATAGTGCttctaaaatgaatttttcgaattttttggaTTTTGGAGCTAGGAGCATTTCGCCAAACTCAAGAAACCATAACAATTTTAACATGTCGCCCAGTGTGAATAGTCATAACGTGTCAAGTTACGAAGTTAGCCGTTTAAGAGAAGAATTAGGCACTACTAGACTCCAATTGTCACAATGGGAAGAGAGGTTAGGCCAGGCAAGAACGGCTTGCGAAGCATGGCAGAGAGAAGCCGAGGAATCGTCTAGAAAATTGAAAGAGGCAATGAACGATTACAGTAATCTGAAGCAGGAATATGAGAGTCTACAAGGGGGCCCGCATCTGCGTAGCATAGCTAAGCTGTCCGAACTTAGCAAATTATCTTTGGGTGATTTGAAAAAGATACATGCTCAACTGAAGAATGATTTGGATGAAGTAGAAAAAGTATTATATAGAGAAACAGCATCTAAGTGTATGGTCTGTGAGGAAAGGAATAGAACTGttactttaaattgcaatcatTTTGTTTTATGTAGTGTTTGTGCGCTTACACAAAGCGAATGTCCATATTGTCAGACACCAATAGATCTGACGAGTAATATGTGA